A window of Aeromicrobium sp. Sec7.5 genomic DNA:
TCTGCGGCGGCGCACCCCGATCTCGCGCGCGAGCACGTTGCCGGCCACCCCCCGCTCGAGCCAGGCCAGCAGGGTCGAGGCGAGCTCGCGGCGACGGTGCGGCGTGAGGCGGGCGAGCGGGGCCAGGTGCTTGTCGGCCAGCAGCCGTGCCATGACCGGGTTGCCGCAGATCAGCAGCACACCCAGCAGGTCGGAGAACGGGACGAGTCGGCGCTGGTCGGCCGCGCGACCCTCCCGCAGGAGCGCCGCGGCCCGCCACACCATGGCCGAGGAGTCCTCGAGCTCCGCGCCACTCACGAGCGGACCGACCACGACCTGACCACCGACGACGCGCTCCAGCTCGGCGGGGTCGACCCCCTCCGGCACCAGCACCTCGAAGCAGGAGCGTCCCGGCAGGAGGCGAGCGTCTCCGAGCAGCTCGTGCGGCAGCTCGTCGACGACCGCGACGATCATCCGGACCCGGCCGTCGGCCACGGGAGCGGTGACACCGCCCTGCAGCGCGGCACGCTCGGCCTGATCGCGGTCCTGGCGCACCTCCTCGCGGGCGACCGCCGCGAGGAGCTGGCGGTGCAGGCCGCCGAGGTAGTGCTTGACGTCGCGGCGCAGGCGCAGCATCGGCTCACCGACGACCTGCCCGCGGGTGAACTGGGTCAGCGACCCCATGACGATGTCGTGCACCTGCACGAAGGTGGCGTCGATGTCGCGGCGCGAGACGCCCACCTGGGCGCGAGCGGCGCCGAGCTCGTCCATCAGCTGGGCGGTGGCGCGCAGGGCGATGCGCGGGCGGCACTCGGCGCGCAGGAACTCGTCGAAGCACGCGGCCACGAGGCTGCGGGTGCGCAGGTCGATCGGGGCGTCGGTGACGCGGGAGATGGCGCGGACGATGCGTCCGTGCGCCATGGTGCCCGAGTGGCCGAACGCGGCCGAGACTCCCGTGTGGTCCGGCCGCAACAGCTGGTCTGCCGTCATGGGTCCCCTCCGTCCACGACCTCAAGGGCCGTCAGGTCGACCCGGCCGAGACCGGGTCTGCGTGCGTCGTGGGGGCGACATGGTGATTCAGCCACGAGCACCGAGCCGGGGACAAGCGAATCGGGTGGCCCAGGTGGTGCCAGAAGGATTTCTTGTGACGTGGGTGACAAGAAAACGGTCCAGGTGTCCCGATCTCGTTTCGGTCCCTGTGCAGCCTCGCCGCCCCGGCCTACGGTTCTCGCAGGCACCGAACCACCGTGGGGGCGGCTCGGTGCCGCCTACCCCCGGCTGGTCGCGGGTGGTGTCTGGGGCGTTCGTGTGAGCGTCACCTGCAGGACACCACCCGTGGCTAGCGTCGCGATGATGTTCACCTCTCTCGCCGTGGTCGACGACGGCCCGCTGACCCGCCGCGTCGCCGTGGCCGCCCACGAGCTGGGCGTCGTGACGACGTTCGTCTCGGCCCGCGACCCGCTCGGCGACGCGCTCGACGCGGGAGCCGACGCGATCCACCTCCTCGACGCCGACGCGGCGACGCAGCTGACGGTGGCCCGCGGCTGCCTCGCGATGGGGCTGCGGTTCGTGGGCGCCTCGGTGGAGGCGCTCGCCGCAGTCGTCGACCCGGAGCGGTGGAAGGCCGTGGCCGCCGACGCCGGCATCGCGGTGACCGACCCGGGCGACGGACGCCGCATCGACGTCCAGCTGCTCGCCGACCTCGGCGGAGAGGTCGTGCACCTGCGCGAGCGCGAGGTGACCGGCGGCGACGACGCCGTCGTCATGGCGCCCGCGCCACGACTCGCCACAGCCGTGCGCCACGGGCTGTGCCGGGAGGCCGTGCGGCTCGTCGAGAAGCTGGGGCTCGCGGGCGCGGTCACGGTGCGGTTCGAGGTCGACGGTGATGCGTTCGCCGCCGTCGCCGTGCTGCCCGGTCTGCAGCTCGGGCACACCGCGACGGAGGAGGTCACGAACCTCGACCTCGTGCAGGCCCAGCTGCACCTGGCCCACGGGGCCCGCTTGGTCGATCTCGGGCTCACGCAGGAGTCGATCATCGTGCGCGGCTACGCGATCCAGTGCCGCGTCACGGCCGACTCCGGGCGCCCCGGGACGCGGTGGCAGGTGCCGGGCGGTCCGGGCGTGCGCATCGACGGGGACCACCACCGCTCGACCTCGCGCCTCGTCGCGGCGCTCACCTTCCGTGGCCGCGACCTCGTGCACACGATGCGCCGCACCCGCCGGGCGCTGACCGAGCTCGAGGTCAACGGCACGACCAACGTCCCCGAGCTCCACCACGCCCTGACCAGGCACGGCTGAGGGCGCAGCCCCGCCCCTTGAGGTGCGACGAGGAACGAGGAGCCTCGAAAGGGGTACCGCCACCCACCACCTGACCACGGTTTCGAGGCTCGCGCCGCAGGCGGCACTCACACCTCAACCACCGGGGGCGCGGACGCAGCCCCGCCCCTCAAAAGGGGTACCGCCCACCCACCACCTGACCACGGTTTCGAGGCTCGCGCCGCAGGCGGCACTCACACCTCAACCACCGGGGGATCCGTCCGCCCCTTGAGGTGCGACGAGGAACGAGGAGCCTCGAAAGGGGTACCTCAGCCCCCAAGCGTGACCGAGGCTTCGAGGCTCGTCGCTGGCGCTCCTCACACCTCAACCACCGGTGGTTGGTCGTAGGGTGGGCACCACGGCAACGGCGCCGGTTCCCGATCCTGCTCCGGAGGCCCCGTTGAACGACTCGACCGAGGACCAGCTGCACCACGACGTCCGACGCGTCGCCGACCTGCTCGGCGAGACCCTCGTCCGCCAAGAGGGAGCCGAGCTGCTCGAGCTCGTGGAGCGCGTCCGCTCGCTCGCGGGCACCAGCACCGAGTCGGGCGAG
This region includes:
- a CDS encoding helix-turn-helix domain-containing protein, whose translation is MAGRGAPAGGSRGRPAPTRPVLRPAGCAADLRQPGHGTAAGRQAPGPARPPHAAPSPRARLDPAGLARAGGGRQRARARDRGAPPQTVHHRLKQCRDIFGTVLDEPTQRLELIVALRASQPEWAGRPQA
- a CDS encoding ATP-binding protein; this encodes MFTSLAVVDDGPLTRRVAVAAHELGVVTTFVSARDPLGDALDAGADAIHLLDADAATQLTVARGCLAMGLRFVGASVEALAAVVDPERWKAVAADAGIAVTDPGDGRRIDVQLLADLGGEVVHLREREVTGGDDAVVMAPAPRLATAVRHGLCREAVRLVEKLGLAGAVTVRFEVDGDAFAAVAVLPGLQLGHTATEEVTNLDLVQAQLHLAHGARLVDLGLTQESIIVRGYAIQCRVTADSGRPGTRWQVPGGPGVRIDGDHHRSTSRLVAALTFRGRDLVHTMRRTRRALTELEVNGTTNVPELHHALTRHG